The DNA sequence GGCGCCGCAGCCGGCCGAGTTCATGGCGATGAACTCGGCGCCGCTGGCCTCGAACGCGGCGATGTTGCGGCGCGCGAGGTCCCGCGCGGTCGCGGTATCGCCCGCGTGCGCGTGCAGCGCGCCGCAACACACCTGGCCCGAGGCGCGCACCAGCGCGAAGTCGTTCTCCACCAGCACGCGCTCCGTCGCCCGGTTGAGCGATGGCAACAGGCCCTCCATCACGCAGCCCGTCAGCAGCGCCGTGCGGCCGCGGCTTCCGGTTCCCCGTGGCTCGTAGGTCGGCACCGGATCGCGCGCGGTGGTCGCCAGCATCGCGGCGGGCATGCGCAGCGCGCGCGGCGCGAGGCGCGCCGCCACATGCGTAACGCCGAGCGCGCGGACGACGCGCGCCGTCCAGAGGCCGATGCGCAGTAGCCTGTCGCGCGCGAATACGGCGAGCACGACACGTGCCAGGAGGGGAAGCGGAGTCGTCACGCGTTGGCGCTCCCGCGTGCCCTCGAGGATGCGGCCGTAGGGCACGCCACTCGGGCACGCGGTCTCGCAGCCGCGGCAGCCGAGGCACTGGTCGAGATGCCGCGCCACGTCGGGATCGTCTCCGGCGATGCGCCCGTCCAGCAAGGCCCGCATGAGCACCAGCCGTCCCCGCGGCGAATCGTTCTCGTCGTCGAGCGCGAGGTATGTCGGGCAGGCCGGCAGACAGAAGCCGCAGTGCACGCAGGCGTCGAGCCCGTGGCGCATCGCGTCGTCGGCGACGGTGTGTCGGTGGCTGTTGGTCTCGCGCATCAGGCGGCCTCGCCGAGCAAGCCGGGATTCAGCACGCCACGTGGGTCGAAGGCCTCGCGCACGCGCTTCATCAGTGGCGTCCACGTCCAGTGCGTGGCCGGCGGTGGTGCCTGGTCGTGCCGTACGACATCCCAACTCCTGGCGCCGAGCTCAATGCAGGCGCCGATCCGAGCGAGCGCCTGACGCGCCGCGGCGACCTGCGGCGCGTTGCCGCCGAGCCGCAGCAGCCAGGCGCCCGGCCCCGGATGGCCAAGCGTCCGTGCGGTGGCCTCTCCCAACGGGAGTGCGGCCAACGGCGGGAGCGCGCCGTGCTGGAACGCGCGCATCGCCGTCGTCGTGGCGCCTTCCACCAGCAGGGTGACATCCGCGCTCGGGCGCGCCCGCAGCCGCAGGTGCACCTCGGTGATGACCGCGAGCGTGCCCCAGCTGCCCACCATGAGCCGCGTGAGGTCGAAGCCGGCCACGTTCTTCACCACGCGGCCGCCGGCGCGCACGATGCGTCCGCGCCCATCCACGCATTCGAGACCCAGCACCAAGTCGCGCGGACGCCCGAGCGCCTCGGCGAAGGGACCGCCGGTCGCCGTGGCGATGGCGGCGCCGACGCTGCCGCGGTCGTCGCCCCACGGGAGCAGCGGACACCACTGGCCGTGCGCTGCCGTCGCGGCGTCGATCTCGGCGAGGGTCGTGCCCGCCCCGACGCTGATGGTGAGGTCGCCTGGCGTGTAGTGGCGGACCCCGCGAAACGCGTCGAGCCGCAACTCGTGCGCGGCCACCACCGGCGCGCCGACGTGCATCCAGCTGCCGGCGCCGCGGATGCGCAGCCCCCCGACGGCGTCGCGCACGATGTCGGCGACATCCTCCACCCGATGCGGATGCAGCGCCTCGCGTGCAAGACTCATCCCGCCAATCCTCCGCGCAGGGCAGGGAGGCCCTGCCACTCGCGGCAACTGCGCAGGGGCACGACCTTGCCGGGATTCGCCCGTCGCGCGGGATCGAAGGTCTCGCGCAGCGTGCACATGGCGTCGAGCGTGTCCGCGGTGAACAGCCGTTCCATGTACGGCAGCTTGTCGAGTCCGACGCCGTGCTCGCCGGTGATGGTCCCCCCGGCGGCGATGCAGCGCTCCATGATCTCCTGCATGGCGGCATGCACGCGCGCCGATTCGTCGGCGTCATCGGCGTCGTACGGGATGTTGGGATGCAGGTTGCCGTCGCCCGCGTGGAACACGTTGCACACGCGCACCCCGTGCCGTGCGCCGATGGACGCGATGTCGCCGAGCAGTTCGGCCAGCTGCGTGCGCGGGACGACCGCGTCCTGCACCACCAAGTGCGGGGCGACGCGTCCCATGGCGCCGAAGGCCTTCTTACGACCTTGCCAGAGTCGCTCGCGCGCCGCGGCATCGGTCGCGCGCTTCACGTCGCGCGCGCCGGCGGCGCTGCAGATCGCCGTGACGGCGTCGGCATCGGCGTCGAGTCCGGCGCGCGGGCCGTCCACTTCGATGAGCAGCACGGCCGCGGCGTCCACGGGATATCCAGCGGCATATACGCTTTCCTCGACGGCGCGGATCGTCGCCTGGTCCATCAGCTCCAGCGCGGCCGGCACGATGCCCGCCGCGATGATGCGCGAGGTCGCATCCGCCGCCTCGGCCACCGACGTGAAATCGGCGAGCATGGTGATGATGGCTTCGGGGTTCGGCGTGAGCTTCAGCGTGAGCTCCACCGCGATGCCAAAGCAGCCTTCGCTGCCGACGAAGGCGCCGAGCAGGTCGTAGCCGCCATGGTCGCCGCGGTCGAGGGTCACGAGCTCGCCGTCCGGCAGTACGACCGTCGCGCGCAGCACGTGGTTGAGCGTCACGCCGTACTTGAGGCAGTGGGGCCCGCCGGCGTTTTCGGCGACGTTGCCGCCGAGCGTGCAGGCGGCTTGGCTCGAGGGGTCGGGCGCGTAGTGCAGGTGGAACGCGGCGGCGGCGCGGGTGAGCGTGGCGTTGACGACGCCCGGCTCAACAGTCGCCGTGCGCGCGTCGGCATCGATGTTGATGATCCGGCGGAGGCGCTGCACGCCGATGAGCACCGTATCATCGGCGAGCGCGCCGCCCGAGAGCCCGGTCCCCGCTCCTCGCGCGACGAAGGGTACGCCGTCCGCGGCGAGCCGCCGTACCACCGACACGAGCTCCTCCTGCGTGCCCGGAAACACCGCGAGCCGCGGCCGCTTGTGGTAACCCGGAAGCGCGTCCGACTCGTAGGCCAGCAACGTCGAGTGGCGTGTGAGCACATGCCGCGCCCCCACAATCGCCCCGAGATCGGCAGCGAGCGATTCCACGCGCAAGGCGGCACCGGCCATGCCGCAAACTAGGCGCCGGCGCCGCGACGTGTGTAGGGGGAAAACTGAAGACGGACGAAGCGCGTCCCACGCGCCCCGTCCGTCTTCAGCGATCGGTCCGTCGTCCCGCGGATTCCGGGCGCGCGACGACGCACTTACATCTTACATCTCACATCTCCCGTCTGCAGTTACGCCACTCCCCAAAAGCCCGCCAGCGCCCGGCCTTCCGGCGACGTCCTCAGCTTGTCAAACGCCCGCTCCCGGATCTGCCGGATCCGCTCGCGCGTCACGCCCATCAACGCGCCGATCTTCTCCAGCGTCATCGCCTCGGCGCCCTCGTCGAGCCCGTAGTAAAGGTTCAGGATCTTCCGCTCGCGCGGCGTCAGGTACTGCCGGAACACGCGGTCGATCGTCTCGCGCATCAGGTTGAAATCCGTGCGCTCTTCGATCTCGATGCCATCGCGGTCGGCGAAGCGCTCTCCCAACGTCGATGCCTCGCGGTCCGAGCGGTCCACCGGCGCGTCGAGCGACACTTCCGTGGACGACATCGACTTCGCGGCCCGGACCTGCTCCGGCGTCTCGTCGAGCAGACGCCCGATCTCATGGTCGGTGGGGTCACGCTTCAGCACCTGCGCCAGCACCGTCTCGGCACGCGACAGACGGATCAACTGCGAGTTCTGGTTCAGCGGGATGCGCACCGAGCGCGTCTGCTCGGCGAGCGCCTTCAGCACCGCCTGGCGCACCCACCACACGGCGTACGAGATGAACTTGACGCCTTGGTCGGGATCGAATTTGCGCACCGCCTTCAACAGACCCTCGTTGCCGATCGCGACCAGCTCCGAAAGGTCGAGGCCGTGGCCCTGATACTTCTTCACATAGGAGATGACGAAGCGGAGATTCGCCGTCACCAGCCGCTCGGCGGCGGCTTCGTCGCCCTTCTGAGCGAGCCGCGCGAGGCGCTTCTCCTCGGCGGGGTCGGTGATGAGCGGGAGCTTCTGGATGTCGAGCAGGTACTGGTCGAACGCGGACGACGGGGACGAACGGAAATAACCTCTGCTACGCGTCGCGGACTCGTGCTGCATACCCACCCCAAACCTGCGTGTGAAAGGAGACGGTGCCGGGGGGCACCCCCAAGATCACGGACGGGCCAGCCGGGTGCATTGCCCCGGGGCATGGACCGATAGGCTAGGGGTCGGGGCGCGAAACGGTCAACAGCCAAAAAGCATGCCAAACCATTTCGTTGCCGACATCATCACGCCATCTCCTTGATGTACAAGGAGTTAGGGAAGCTCACAAATGTTGGAGCATCTCGAGCACGGCGGCCTCCGGGACGGCCGTGCCGTATCCCGACCCCGCTCCGGCCATGGCGCCAAGGGCGCTCGGGAGGGCGTATTCGACCACGCCGCCGCGCGTCTTCTTGTCGCTGCGCGTTGCGACAACGATCTCGGCCGGAGCCACGCCCTCGGGCAGTCGCACGGGAAGGCCGGCGGCATCGCACACCGTCGCGATGGTGTCGGCCAATCCTGGTGTCGCAAGGCCCAGCCGTTCGGCCAACGTCGCCTCCGCCACCATGCCGATCGCCACGGCGTCGCCGTGCGGAATGCCGTAGCCCGTGACATGCTCGATCGCGTGCCCGATCGTGTGGCCGAAGTTCAGGATCTTGCGGATGTCGCCCTCGCGTTCGTCCTGCGCGACGACGCCGACCTTGATCTCCACCGAGCGCTGCACGAGTCGCATCGCGGTCGCATCGTCGATCTCGCCGTCGAGGATGTCGCGCAGCGACGCGGCGATCCACGCGAAATAGCTCGCGTCGACGATCACGCCATGCTTGATGGCCTCGGCGAGCCCCTGCCGCAGCTGCAGCGGGGGCAGCGTGCGCAGCAGCCGCGGGTCGATAAGCACCAGTGACGGCTGATGGAACGCACCGACGAGATTCTTGCCTGCGGTGGTGTCCACGCCCGTCTTGCCGCCGATGGCGGCATCGATCATGGCGGTGAGTGACGTGGGCATCTGCACGAACGGCACGCCGCGGAGGTACGTCGCGGCGACGAATCCCACGAGGTCGCCGGTGACGCCGCCGCCCAGCGCGACGAAGACAGAGTCGCGGCGGTGACCGGCGGCGATGAGCTGGTCCGTGAGCTTGGCCCAGGTGTCGCGCGTCTTATGCTGCTCGCCAGCCGGAAACGTGAACACGCCCGGGGCGACGGTGCCGCCGACCGTGGACCCCAGCGCCATGCCCGACGCGACCATGCTGGCCAGCGCCTTCGCGGCGTAGTGCTGCGCGACCTGCGCGTCGGCGACGATCGCCACGCGACGCCCGGGATGCAGGGCCGCCACGCGCTGGCCCAGCGATGCCAGCGCACCCGGGGCGATCTCGATGCTCGAGCCGTGCAGCGCGAGCGTGGTCATGGGCGCAGGCCTACCAGGTCACTTCGCCGGCGCCGGCGCGCTTGTTCGCGACGCGCGCCAACACGAAGAGCAGGTCGCTCAGGCGGTTGAGGTACACGATGACGATCTGCGGCACCTCCGTATCGCGCTGCAGGTGGATCACCGCACGCTCGGCGCGGCGGCACACCGTGCGTGCCACGTGCAGCGCCGAGGCCTTCGCCGTGCCACCCGGCAGGATGAAGGCCTTGAGCGGCTCCAGCTCGCCCTCACCGTCATCGATCGCCTGCTCCAGCTGCGCGACGCGCGCGTCCGAGATGCGCGCCTTCTCGAGCTGCTCCTTCATCTTCTCGAGGTCCGGCGTCGCGAGCATCGCGCCGAGCGCGAAGAGATCGCGCTGCACGGGAGCGAGCACTTCGTCGATGCGCGGCATCATCTCGACCGAGCGCGCCTGGCCGATCACCGCGTTGAGTTCGTCCACTTCACCGTACGCGGTGACCCGCGGGTGATCCTTGGGCACGCGGCCCCCGCCGAACAGGCCGGTATCCCCGTCGTCGCCGGTCTTGGTGTAGATCTTGAGCGTCATGCCCCAAATCTAGCCTTGGCGGGGCTTCGTGTCCGGGATGTCGACGGCGGCGATCGCCCGTGTCGGGCGCGTCGGTGGCGCATAGCTCTCGGGGAACAGCGCGGCGAGGTGCTGCTGCAGCCGTTCGGGGCTGCCCGGCGTGCCCTGCGCCATGTTCCATCGGTCGAGCGAGAGCCCAAGCTTCGCCGCACTCGGACGCTGTTCAGGCTCCTTGGAGATCGCGCCCGAGATGATGCCGCGGATCCCCGTGTCCACCAGCGGCAGTAGCGAGCGCACATCGGGCGTCGGCGAGATCACGACCTCCTCGATCGCCGCCAGCGTCTCGTTTTCGGTGAACAGCGTCTTGAGCGCGAACAGCTCGAAGAGCACGACGCCCATCGAGAAGATGTCGGCCCGCGCATCCACGGGCTTGCCCAGCAGCTGCTCCGGCGCCATGTAGTGCTTCTTGCCAAGGAGGACGGTCTTGTCCTTGGCCGGATCGAACATCGTGCGCGCCTTGGCGATGCCGAAGTCGGCCAGCTTCACGTGGCCGTCCCAGGTGAGCATCACGTTGCCCGGCGAGACGTCGCGGTGCACGATCTCCATGCGCTCGCCGTCGTCATCCACGTAGTGATGCGCGAAGTCCAGCGCGCGACAGATGCGGCTCGCGCAATACGCGGCGATGTCCGCCGGCAGCGGCTCCTTCCGCTTGCGGTGCGTGTTGATCAGCGTCCGCAGCGTGATGCCCTTGATCATCTCCATCGCGATGAACGGGCCGCGGTCGGAGTTCCCGAAGAAATAGATCTGCACGATGTTGCCGTGCACGAGGTTGGCCGAGAGCTTGGCCTCGTCGATGAACAGCTGCAGCCACTCGGGGTGCTCGGCGAAGCGGTCGTGGATGATCTTGACGGCCATCCGCTTGGAGAAGCCGGCCGCGCCCAGCTGCTCGGCCTCGTAGACCGTGGCCATGCCCCCGCGGGCCACCTCGCGGAGGAGGCGGAAGCGGGTTTCGGTCCGGAGGTCGGGTCCAAGACTCATCGTGTCCCTAAACT is a window from the Pseudogemmatithrix spongiicola genome containing:
- a CDS encoding (Fe-S)-binding protein, which codes for MRETNSHRHTVADDAMRHGLDACVHCGFCLPACPTYLALDDENDSPRGRLVLMRALLDGRIAGDDPDVARHLDQCLGCRGCETACPSGVPYGRILEGTRERQRVTTPLPLLARVVLAVFARDRLLRIGLWTARVVRALGVTHVAARLAPRALRMPAAMLATTARDPVPTYEPRGTGSRGRTALLTGCVMEGLLPSLNRATERVLVENDFALVRASGQVCCGALHAHAGDTATARDLARRNIAAFEASGAEFIAMNSAGCGAMCREYGELLADDSTWAARASAFSAKVRDVSELLVQAGPKPTAPTASQTPVAWDAPCHLQHAQRIVEPPLQVLHAVGDVRLVPLQDSAQCCGSAGIYGIVQPDVAQQVLKPKLARIHESGARIVATANPGCLMQIGAGLLVEGSAVLARHPVELLDAAYARSRTD
- a CDS encoding FAD-binding oxidoreductase, which encodes MSLAREALHPHRVEDVADIVRDAVGGLRIRGAGSWMHVGAPVVAAHELRLDAFRGVRHYTPGDLTISVGAGTTLAEIDAATAAHGQWCPLLPWGDDRGSVGAAIATATGGPFAEALGRPRDLVLGLECVDGRGRIVRAGGRVVKNVAGFDLTRLMVGSWGTLAVITEVHLRLRARPSADVTLLVEGATTTAMRAFQHGALPPLAALPLGEATARTLGHPGPGAWLLRLGGNAPQVAAARQALARIGACIELGARSWDVVRHDQAPPPATHWTWTPLMKRVREAFDPRGVLNPGLLGEAA
- a CDS encoding FAD-binding oxidoreductase — encoded protein: MAGAALRVESLAADLGAIVGARHVLTRHSTLLAYESDALPGYHKRPRLAVFPGTQEELVSVVRRLAADGVPFVARGAGTGLSGGALADDTVLIGVQRLRRIINIDADARTATVEPGVVNATLTRAAAAFHLHYAPDPSSQAACTLGGNVAENAGGPHCLKYGVTLNHVLRATVVLPDGELVTLDRGDHGGYDLLGAFVGSEGCFGIAVELTLKLTPNPEAIITMLADFTSVAEAADATSRIIAAGIVPAALELMDQATIRAVEESVYAAGYPVDAAAVLLIEVDGPRAGLDADADAVTAICSAAGARDVKRATDAAARERLWQGRKKAFGAMGRVAPHLVVQDAVVPRTQLAELLGDIASIGARHGVRVCNVFHAGDGNLHPNIPYDADDADESARVHAAMQEIMERCIAAGGTITGEHGVGLDKLPYMERLFTADTLDAMCTLRETFDPARRANPGKVVPLRSCREWQGLPALRGGLAG
- a CDS encoding sigma-70 family RNA polymerase sigma factor, which produces MQHESATRSRGYFRSSPSSAFDQYLLDIQKLPLITDPAEEKRLARLAQKGDEAAAERLVTANLRFVISYVKKYQGHGLDLSELVAIGNEGLLKAVRKFDPDQGVKFISYAVWWVRQAVLKALAEQTRSVRIPLNQNSQLIRLSRAETVLAQVLKRDPTDHEIGRLLDETPEQVRAAKSMSSTEVSLDAPVDRSDREASTLGERFADRDGIEIEERTDFNLMRETIDRVFRQYLTPRERKILNLYYGLDEGAEAMTLEKIGALMGVTRERIRQIRERAFDKLRTSPEGRALAGFWGVA
- the aroB gene encoding 3-dehydroquinate synthase, encoding MTTLALHGSSIEIAPGALASLGQRVAALHPGRRVAIVADAQVAQHYAAKALASMVASGMALGSTVGGTVAPGVFTFPAGEQHKTRDTWAKLTDQLIAAGHRRDSVFVALGGGVTGDLVGFVAATYLRGVPFVQMPTSLTAMIDAAIGGKTGVDTTAGKNLVGAFHQPSLVLIDPRLLRTLPPLQLRQGLAEAIKHGVIVDASYFAWIAASLRDILDGEIDDATAMRLVQRSVEIKVGVVAQDEREGDIRKILNFGHTIGHAIEHVTGYGIPHGDAVAIGMVAEATLAERLGLATPGLADTIATVCDAAGLPVRLPEGVAPAEIVVATRSDKKTRGGVVEYALPSALGAMAGAGSGYGTAVPEAAVLEMLQHL
- a CDS encoding cob(I)yrinic acid a,c-diamide adenosyltransferase, producing the protein MTLKIYTKTGDDGDTGLFGGGRVPKDHPRVTAYGEVDELNAVIGQARSVEMMPRIDEVLAPVQRDLFALGAMLATPDLEKMKEQLEKARISDARVAQLEQAIDDGEGELEPLKAFILPGGTAKASALHVARTVCRRAERAVIHLQRDTEVPQIVIVYLNRLSDLLFVLARVANKRAGAGEVTW
- a CDS encoding serine/threonine protein kinase, whose product is MSLGPDLRTETRFRLLREVARGGMATVYEAEQLGAAGFSKRMAVKIIHDRFAEHPEWLQLFIDEAKLSANLVHGNIVQIYFFGNSDRGPFIAMEMIKGITLRTLINTHRKRKEPLPADIAAYCASRICRALDFAHHYVDDDGERMEIVHRDVSPGNVMLTWDGHVKLADFGIAKARTMFDPAKDKTVLLGKKHYMAPEQLLGKPVDARADIFSMGVVLFELFALKTLFTENETLAAIEEVVISPTPDVRSLLPLVDTGIRGIISGAISKEPEQRPSAAKLGLSLDRWNMAQGTPGSPERLQQHLAALFPESYAPPTRPTRAIAAVDIPDTKPRQG